One genomic window of Acidovorax radicis includes the following:
- the kdpA gene encoding potassium-transporting ATPase subunit KdpA, with amino-acid sequence MDTFAWGLLGLFLAVLGLLAWPLGKFLAALCDGRLPRWMHAVEKPLYKLAGVAPDQSMHWRAYALALLAFNAIGAFVVYGLQRVQHLLPFNPQGMAAVTADSSFNTAVSFVTNTNWQGYGGESTMSYLTQMLGLSVQNFFSAATGIAVAFALARGFAARRTDGQGFVGNFWTDVTRITAWVLVPISFVIAVVLVGQGVIQNFDAYKDVTTLEPTAYSIPKLDEAGQPVNGADGTPIMEDKTTTIQTLAMGPVASQEAIKMLGTNGGGFFNANSAHPYENPTALTNFVQMLAIFLIPAALCFAFGRVVGDKRQGIAILAAMTILFVVAVIAVVSAEQAGNPQWTSLGVNQAASSLQSGGNMEGKEVRFGITASALFAAVTTAASCGAVNSMHDSFTPLGGMVPMVLMQLGEVVFGGVGTGLYGMLVFAILAVFMAGLMIGRTPEYLGKKIEVREMKLTSVAILVTPILVLVGTAIAVSAGAGKAGIANPGAHGFSEILYALTSAGNNNGSAFAGLSANTPFYNVLLALAMWFGRFGVIVPVLAIAGSLAAKKRLPVTAGTMPTHGPLFVVLLIGTVLLVGLLNYVPSLALGPVIEHLMLWAK; translated from the coding sequence ATGGACACCTTTGCGTGGGGCCTCCTTGGGCTCTTTCTGGCCGTGCTGGGCCTCTTGGCATGGCCCCTTGGTAAGTTTCTTGCAGCGTTGTGCGACGGCAGGCTTCCGAGGTGGATGCACGCTGTCGAAAAGCCGCTGTACAAGTTGGCCGGCGTAGCTCCGGACCAGTCGATGCACTGGCGTGCCTATGCGCTGGCACTGCTCGCATTCAACGCCATTGGAGCGTTCGTGGTGTATGGCCTGCAGCGCGTTCAACACCTGCTGCCGTTCAACCCTCAGGGGATGGCGGCAGTGACCGCCGACTCCTCGTTCAATACGGCGGTGAGTTTCGTGACCAATACCAATTGGCAGGGCTATGGCGGTGAGTCCACCATGAGCTATCTCACGCAGATGCTGGGCTTGTCGGTACAGAACTTCTTCTCGGCTGCAACCGGCATCGCCGTGGCGTTTGCATTGGCCCGTGGCTTTGCAGCGCGACGCACGGATGGCCAGGGCTTTGTCGGAAACTTTTGGACCGACGTCACGCGCATCACGGCCTGGGTCCTGGTGCCGATCTCCTTTGTGATCGCCGTGGTACTGGTCGGACAAGGTGTCATCCAGAACTTCGACGCCTACAAGGACGTTACGACGCTGGAGCCAACGGCCTACTCCATTCCTAAGCTTGATGAAGCAGGCCAGCCAGTCAATGGTGCTGACGGGACCCCGATCATGGAGGACAAGACCACCACGATCCAGACACTCGCGATGGGACCCGTGGCTTCTCAGGAGGCCATCAAGATGCTGGGTACGAATGGCGGCGGGTTCTTCAACGCCAATTCCGCACACCCCTACGAGAATCCCACAGCACTGACCAACTTCGTGCAGATGCTGGCGATCTTCTTGATCCCTGCTGCTCTGTGTTTCGCGTTTGGGCGAGTTGTTGGCGACAAGCGCCAAGGCATCGCGATCTTGGCTGCGATGACGATCTTGTTTGTCGTTGCTGTCATCGCTGTCGTTTCTGCAGAGCAAGCAGGAAATCCTCAGTGGACGTCACTCGGAGTGAACCAGGCAGCCAGCTCCTTGCAATCGGGCGGCAACATGGAAGGCAAAGAAGTTCGATTTGGTATCACCGCGTCGGCACTTTTTGCTGCGGTCACGACAGCTGCGTCTTGCGGCGCCGTGAACTCTATGCACGACTCATTCACGCCCCTGGGAGGCATGGTCCCGATGGTACTGATGCAACTCGGCGAAGTGGTCTTCGGCGGCGTAGGTACCGGTCTGTATGGGATGCTGGTGTTTGCCATCCTCGCGGTCTTCATGGCAGGCCTCATGATTGGTCGCACGCCCGAGTACCTGGGCAAGAAGATCGAAGTGCGTGAAATGAAGCTCACCTCCGTCGCGATCTTGGTGACTCCGATTCTGGTGCTGGTCGGTACGGCCATCGCCGTCAGTGCGGGTGCCGGCAAGGCGGGTATTGCCAACCCCGGCGCCCACGGGTTCTCCGAAATTCTGTACGCGCTGACATCGGCTGGTAATAACAACGGCAGTGCCTTTGCTGGCTTATCCGCCAACACGCCGTTCTACAACGTACTGCTTGCCTTAGCTATGTGGTTTGGACGCTTCGGTGTGATCGTGCCTGTGCTGGCCATTGCCGGTTCGTTGGCTGCCAAAAAACGGCTGCCGGTCACCGCGGGCACTATGCCCACCCATGGGCCACTGTTTGTGGTCCTGTTGATCGGTACCGTGCTGCTTGTAGGTCTTCTCAACTACGTGCCTTCCCTGGCTCTCGGCCCGGTAATCGAGCATTTGATGCTCTGGGCAAAGTGA
- the kdpF gene encoding K(+)-transporting ATPase subunit F, which yields MIGVEVLYGFGALVAIALLAYLVFALICAEEF from the coding sequence ATGATTGGCGTAGAAGTTCTTTATGGCTTTGGGGCACTCGTGGCCATCGCCTTGCTGGCCTACCTCGTGTTCGCGCTGATCTGCGCGGAGGAGTTCTGA
- a CDS encoding magnesium and cobalt transport protein CorA, which yields MLINCVVYEGGTKLADIPVSEISEHILLPGCFVWVALHDAATEELDELQTEFGLHPLAVEDARHGHQRPKVEEYGSSLFVVLHLLESSEGNESVTSLGELNVFVGKNYVVSVRNRSKRGFVDVRERCEREPGLLRNGPGFVLYALMDAVVDRYFPIIDALEVELETIEQQIFTKGAARASIRRLYELKQRLTLLKHAVAPLLEGATKLHGGRVPQICAGSEEYFRDVVDHLSRINTSIDSIRDTIGTAIHVNLSMVTIEDGEVVKRLAAWASLFAVCTAFAGIWGMNFEHMPELKWRYGYAGAITLIATTCCYLYYRFRKAGWL from the coding sequence ATGTTGATCAACTGCGTTGTGTACGAGGGTGGCACCAAGCTTGCCGATATTCCTGTCAGCGAGATTAGTGAGCACATATTGCTTCCTGGGTGCTTCGTGTGGGTGGCACTGCATGACGCCGCCACGGAGGAGCTTGACGAGTTGCAAACTGAATTCGGACTCCATCCGTTGGCGGTGGAGGATGCCCGCCATGGTCATCAGAGACCAAAGGTCGAGGAATACGGGTCCTCTCTTTTTGTTGTACTCCACCTCTTGGAGTCGAGTGAGGGCAATGAGTCCGTTACGAGCCTAGGTGAACTCAACGTGTTCGTGGGCAAGAACTATGTGGTGTCGGTACGCAATCGCAGTAAGCGAGGCTTTGTGGACGTGCGAGAACGTTGCGAGAGAGAGCCTGGACTCTTGCGTAATGGACCAGGATTCGTTCTCTATGCGCTGATGGACGCGGTAGTTGACCGTTACTTCCCGATCATCGATGCCCTCGAGGTGGAACTTGAAACGATCGAGCAACAGATTTTCACTAAGGGCGCAGCAAGAGCCAGTATCCGCCGGCTCTATGAACTCAAGCAGCGCCTTACCCTGCTCAAGCACGCAGTGGCTCCATTGTTGGAGGGGGCAACCAAACTACATGGCGGCCGGGTGCCTCAAATCTGTGCGGGATCTGAGGAGTACTTCCGAGATGTGGTGGACCACCTTAGCCGAATCAATACCTCCATCGACTCCATTCGCGATACGATCGGGACGGCGATACATGTCAATCTGTCCATGGTCACCATAGAGGATGGGGAGGTGGTCAAGCGTTTGGCGGCATGGGCCAGTTTGTTTGCCGTCTGCACCGCGTTCGCGGGAATCTGGGGCATGAATTTTGAACACATGCCAGAGCTCAAATGGCGCTACGGGTATGCGGGTGCGATCACACTCATCGCCACCACTTGTTGCTATCTCTACTATCGCTTCCGCAAGGCTGGCTGGTTATAG
- a CDS encoding TorF family putative porin codes for MTFSYSKVLSTAFFAALPLLASAQLTGNISLTTNYKFRGQDQDTSKVKTVKPAIQGGFDYAFGESGWYVGNWNSSVDWLSGNSIESDLYGGYKFKAGGADLDVGLLTYIYPGNSNGNTTEAYGAATFGPVTAKYSHTLSKDYFAYAGPGFKGRNTGYLNFAFAQEVAPSITLKASVGFTRFASDITAPNYMDYSVGAAYDFGSGLSLGGAVVGANKKDFFGPVNKSRVIVTLIKAL; via the coding sequence ATGACATTCTCTTATTCCAAAGTGCTTTCCACTGCGTTTTTCGCAGCTCTTCCCCTGCTGGCCAGCGCCCAGCTCACTGGCAACATCAGCCTGACCACGAACTACAAGTTCCGTGGCCAGGACCAGGATACTTCCAAGGTCAAGACCGTCAAGCCAGCGATTCAAGGCGGGTTTGACTATGCCTTCGGAGAGTCCGGCTGGTACGTGGGCAACTGGAACTCCAGCGTGGACTGGCTGTCGGGCAATTCCATCGAGTCCGATCTGTATGGCGGCTACAAATTCAAGGCGGGTGGGGCGGATCTGGATGTCGGTCTGCTGACGTACATCTACCCCGGCAACAGCAACGGCAACACCACCGAGGCCTATGGCGCAGCCACCTTCGGCCCCGTGACCGCCAAGTATTCGCACACGTTGTCCAAAGACTACTTCGCCTACGCGGGGCCAGGCTTCAAGGGGCGCAACACAGGCTATCTGAACTTTGCGTTTGCGCAGGAAGTGGCGCCCAGCATCACGCTGAAGGCCTCGGTGGGTTTCACCCGGTTTGCGAGTGACATCACCGCGCCGAATTACATGGATTACAGCGTGGGCGCGGCCTATGACTTCGGCTCGGGCCTGTCGCTGGGTGGTGCCGTTGTGGGCGCCAACAAGAAGGACTTTTTCGGTCCTGTCAACAAATCTCGCGTGATCGTCACGCTAATAAAGGCACTTTAA
- a CDS encoding potassium transporter Kup, whose translation MQPPRQGLGILTLSALGVVYGDIGTSPLYTMKEVFNPAHSLAIDAANIVGAVSTILWALMIVVTLKYVVLILRANNRGEGGIMALTALAAKAAGSTPRRHTLLLLVGVLGAALFYGDAVITPAISVLSAVEGLETITPALKPYVLPISTAVIIGLFLGQRYGTAVVGKLFGPIVIVWFAVLAITGVAQIVQNPAILAALNPLRAIEFVQARGWHLFVVMGSIVLALTGAEALYADMGHFGKKPIRLAWSTFVLPSLSLNYMGQGALLMSDANALENPFFRLFPPYWLIPAVVLATLASVIASQATISGAYSLTKQAVQLGLLPRMRILHTSENEVGQIYVPLVNWAVMIAVLLAMVGFGSSSALASAYGIAVTVTMLITTLLTFFVVRNAWGYPLPVALAATGAFLLVDAVLVISCALKFWQGGWFPIVLGIAIFAVMATWRRGRELLIEQIRRDDPELLPFIKQLVDDEYVRRTSRTAIYAVANPDTVPQALLHNLKHYQVLHEKNVILTVRFHEVPWVSEQERLQVEPLVEGFWRVQVNFGFKDEPDVPRALRLCQQKGLLIDESALSYFLSREIVIPTRGAGMAHWRETLFATMARNASSVGDFLRLPHNGVVELGTRVQI comes from the coding sequence ATGCAACCACCTCGGCAAGGCCTGGGAATTCTCACACTCAGTGCGCTGGGGGTCGTCTATGGCGATATCGGCACGAGCCCTCTCTACACGATGAAAGAGGTTTTCAACCCCGCCCATTCGCTCGCGATTGACGCTGCGAATATTGTTGGGGCGGTCTCAACCATCCTGTGGGCTCTGATGATTGTGGTGACGCTCAAGTACGTGGTGTTGATCCTGCGCGCCAACAACCGGGGTGAAGGTGGGATCATGGCACTGACTGCACTCGCTGCCAAGGCTGCAGGGAGTACGCCCAGGCGCCATACGCTTCTTTTGCTCGTCGGGGTACTTGGTGCTGCGCTCTTCTACGGGGACGCTGTTATCACTCCTGCCATATCCGTCCTGAGTGCCGTTGAGGGCTTGGAGACAATTACCCCCGCACTCAAACCCTATGTGCTGCCCATTTCCACTGCTGTGATCATCGGGCTGTTCCTGGGGCAGCGTTATGGCACCGCTGTCGTCGGCAAGCTGTTCGGCCCGATTGTTATCGTCTGGTTTGCGGTCCTGGCCATCACCGGCGTGGCGCAGATTGTTCAGAATCCAGCCATCCTGGCCGCCCTTAATCCGCTTCGAGCGATTGAATTCGTGCAGGCGCGTGGGTGGCACTTGTTTGTAGTCATGGGATCGATCGTCTTGGCGCTGACCGGTGCCGAGGCGTTGTATGCGGACATGGGGCATTTCGGCAAGAAACCAATTCGACTGGCTTGGAGCACCTTTGTTCTTCCCTCGCTGTCGTTGAACTATATGGGACAGGGGGCCCTGCTCATGAGCGATGCCAACGCGCTCGAGAACCCGTTCTTCCGGCTCTTCCCTCCGTACTGGTTGATTCCTGCCGTGGTGCTTGCGACCTTGGCTTCGGTAATCGCTTCACAGGCCACAATCTCCGGCGCATACTCGTTGACAAAACAGGCGGTTCAGTTGGGACTGCTTCCACGCATGCGAATTTTGCACACTTCAGAAAACGAGGTCGGGCAGATCTATGTTCCTCTCGTTAACTGGGCGGTGATGATTGCTGTGCTGCTGGCAATGGTGGGTTTCGGAAGTTCTTCGGCATTGGCATCTGCCTATGGCATCGCAGTCACGGTCACGATGCTTATCACCACCTTGCTGACTTTCTTCGTAGTTCGGAATGCCTGGGGTTATCCGCTACCCGTCGCCTTGGCAGCGACGGGCGCCTTCTTGTTGGTAGATGCCGTACTGGTGATTTCTTGCGCTCTCAAGTTTTGGCAGGGAGGGTGGTTCCCTATCGTCTTGGGCATCGCCATCTTCGCGGTGATGGCGACTTGGCGACGTGGCCGTGAATTACTGATCGAGCAGATTCGACGCGACGACCCTGAGTTGTTGCCTTTCATCAAGCAGTTGGTTGACGATGAGTATGTGCGACGCACATCCAGGACTGCAATCTATGCCGTCGCCAACCCTGACACGGTGCCCCAGGCGCTGCTGCACAACCTCAAGCACTATCAGGTGCTGCACGAGAAAAACGTGATCCTGACCGTGCGCTTCCATGAGGTGCCGTGGGTATCCGAACAAGAGCGACTGCAAGTGGAGCCTTTGGTGGAAGGCTTCTGGCGTGTCCAGGTGAACTTCGGCTTCAAGGATGAGCCCGACGTACCGCGTGCGCTTCGCTTATGCCAGCAAAAGGGTCTGTTGATCGATGAATCCGCGCTCTCCTATTTCCTGAGCCGGGAGATCGTGATCCCAACACGCGGAGCAGGAATGGCTCACTGGCGCGAGACGCTGTTTGCCACAATGGCGCGTAATGCCAGCAGCGTCGGGGATTTCTTAAGGCTTCCGCACAACGGTGTGGTGGAGTTGGGGACGCGTGTACAAATTTGA
- a CDS encoding BON domain-containing protein, with translation MKSINQVFLLAACCTMLLTACNNADNTSPTQAPTTTAIANVSDADVTTHVKSALSNETGLAGLDITVITTKGDVRLTGVVSSQAQIDAAISAARSAEGAHTIHNELTVKQ, from the coding sequence ATGAAATCCATCAACCAAGTCTTCCTGTTGGCCGCCTGCTGCACGATGCTGCTGACCGCCTGCAACAATGCAGATAACACGAGCCCGACTCAAGCTCCGACGACCACCGCAATTGCCAACGTCTCAGACGCCGACGTCACGACCCATGTCAAATCTGCACTGAGCAACGAAACTGGTTTGGCTGGGCTGGACATTACAGTCATCACCACCAAGGGTGACGTCCGGCTCACGGGTGTGGTATCAAGCCAAGCGCAGATCGACGCCGCCATCAGCGCCGCACGGTCTGCCGAGGGCGCTCATACCATCCACAACGAATTGACCGTCAAGCAGTGA
- a CDS encoding alkene reductase, translating to MHELFAPFMLSDILLGNRIVMAPMTRNRAAPAGVPSSLMAIHYGQRGDAGLVISESASVSARGGGYPGTPGIYTDKQAQGWRKVTDAVHAKGGHIFAQLQHFGRISHPGLQLDEELPVAPSSIKPEGLAVTYGGMQPFLMPRELATGEVPQVVDQFKKAAAVAKAAGFDGVEIHAANGYLIDQFLRDVSNQRGDRYGGSPARRLTFLLEIVAAVSEIWPKGRIGVRFSPENSFNDMRDSDPAAHFGYYAQELAKLHLAYLHVLEGDISAAVPAVDYRELRRRFDGTYIANNGYGKARATAAIEQGSADLIAFGKPFIANPDLVTRLRRDLPLAPSDPATFYGGDERGYTDYPTATEQSLSTMATV from the coding sequence ATGCATGAGCTTTTTGCCCCCTTCATGCTGAGCGACATATTGCTCGGCAACCGGATCGTCATGGCGCCGATGACGCGCAACCGCGCTGCACCAGCGGGCGTGCCGTCCTCTCTCATGGCGATTCACTACGGACAGCGCGGTGACGCTGGGCTTGTGATCTCCGAATCTGCTTCTGTCTCGGCTCGGGGGGGTGGATATCCTGGAACGCCCGGGATTTACACGGACAAACAGGCACAGGGATGGCGAAAGGTCACTGACGCGGTCCATGCAAAAGGCGGGCACATCTTTGCCCAACTACAGCACTTTGGTCGTATCTCACACCCCGGTCTTCAGCTGGACGAGGAACTGCCTGTCGCCCCTTCATCGATCAAGCCCGAAGGCCTGGCAGTCACATACGGTGGAATGCAGCCGTTCTTGATGCCGAGAGAGCTGGCCACTGGGGAGGTCCCTCAAGTGGTGGACCAGTTCAAGAAGGCCGCCGCAGTGGCGAAAGCCGCAGGCTTCGACGGTGTCGAGATCCACGCAGCCAATGGCTACCTGATTGATCAGTTTCTACGAGACGTGAGCAATCAGCGGGGCGACCGTTATGGGGGATCACCCGCACGTCGGTTGACGTTTCTGCTGGAGATCGTGGCTGCCGTCAGCGAGATCTGGCCGAAGGGGCGTATCGGTGTGCGATTCAGTCCAGAAAACAGCTTCAACGACATGCGCGACAGCGACCCGGCAGCGCATTTTGGGTACTACGCCCAAGAGCTTGCCAAACTGCACTTGGCATATCTTCACGTGCTGGAGGGGGATATATCGGCCGCTGTTCCTGCGGTGGACTATCGCGAACTGCGGCGGCGCTTTGACGGTACCTACATTGCCAACAACGGTTACGGCAAAGCCCGAGCCACGGCCGCGATCGAGCAAGGCTCTGCCGACTTGATCGCCTTCGGCAAGCCCTTCATTGCCAATCCGGACTTGGTCACACGGCTGCGTCGAGATCTTCCTCTCGCGCCCTCCGATCCGGCCACGTTCTATGGGGGAGACGAGCGTGGATACACGGACTATCCAACGGCCACTGAGCAATCGCTTTCAACAATGGCCACAGTATGA
- a CDS encoding TetR/AcrR family transcriptional regulator — MKSAVPKPSTRQEIVEKADLLFYQRGFENTSFADIADAVGISRGNFYYHFKTKDDILKEVIAHRAAKTQGMLDAWALKGRMPIERLKCFAQMLIDNRKDIQRFGCPVGTLCAELAKLGHPSQGEAGMIFGQFRRWLAQQFVELGRIKDADVLAMHLLARSQGIASLANAFHDEAFIRHEVKQIEAWVLDAAGQGAQK, encoded by the coding sequence ATGAAATCCGCAGTCCCCAAACCCAGCACACGGCAGGAAATCGTCGAAAAAGCGGATCTCCTGTTCTACCAGCGCGGCTTTGAGAACACCTCGTTTGCCGACATTGCCGATGCAGTGGGTATCTCACGCGGCAACTTCTACTACCACTTCAAAACCAAGGACGACATCCTCAAAGAAGTCATCGCTCACAGAGCGGCCAAGACGCAGGGGATGCTGGACGCCTGGGCGCTGAAGGGGCGCATGCCTATCGAGAGGCTGAAATGCTTTGCGCAGATGCTGATCGACAACCGCAAGGACATTCAGCGCTTCGGTTGCCCCGTGGGAACACTGTGCGCCGAACTGGCAAAGCTCGGACACCCCTCACAAGGCGAGGCGGGAATGATCTTTGGCCAGTTCAGACGCTGGCTGGCGCAGCAGTTTGTCGAACTGGGACGCATCAAGGATGCCGATGTTCTGGCGATGCACCTGTTGGCGCGAAGCCAAGGCATTGCTTCCTTGGCCAACGCCTTCCATGACGAGGCCTTCATTCGCCATGAGGTCAAGCAGATCGAGGCCTGGGTGCTGGATGCAGCGGGTCAAGGCGCGCAAAAGTAG
- a CDS encoding YciI family protein, with the protein MHIVLLKFGPNRSQAAQWMAGHKEWIEKGISDGVFLLAGSLENAQGGALLAVKLTKAEVTALVEKDPFVKHQVVEPEIISIAPSRTAMGLAEIIG; encoded by the coding sequence ATGCACATTGTCTTGCTCAAGTTTGGGCCCAATCGTTCGCAAGCCGCGCAGTGGATGGCCGGGCACAAGGAGTGGATCGAAAAGGGAATCAGCGACGGGGTGTTCCTGCTTGCCGGCTCTCTTGAGAATGCGCAAGGTGGTGCGCTGCTGGCAGTCAAGCTCACCAAGGCCGAAGTCACAGCCTTGGTGGAAAAAGACCCGTTTGTGAAGCACCAAGTCGTGGAGCCGGAGATCATCAGCATTGCGCCGTCGCGCACGGCTATGGGTCTGGCTGAGATCATCGGGTGA
- a CDS encoding H-NS family nucleoid-associated regulatory protein codes for MTNTLNALLAQRTQLDAAIARARKEESQEALKKVHELVAEFGFTAQQVFPWKPAIKKVTPKYRDEKSGATWTGRGKPPAWIAGKNRADFLIECRPSHEGPFLAEMAAASSKQRT; via the coding sequence ATGACAAACACACTCAATGCTCTTTTAGCGCAACGTACGCAGCTGGATGCTGCGATCGCACGGGCCAGAAAAGAGGAGTCACAAGAAGCGTTGAAGAAGGTGCACGAGCTCGTGGCCGAGTTTGGCTTCACTGCGCAGCAAGTCTTTCCCTGGAAGCCCGCCATCAAAAAAGTCACCCCGAAGTACCGCGACGAGAAAAGTGGTGCGACTTGGACAGGTCGAGGGAAGCCTCCTGCCTGGATCGCAGGCAAGAATCGTGCGGATTTCCTGATAGAGTGCCGACCGTCTCACGAGGGCCCATTTCTGGCGGAAATGGCGGCCGCATCTTCAAAGCAGCGGACCTGA
- a CDS encoding diguanylate cyclase domain-containing protein has translation MPFTSSSTPYPAGEPLPTGGGFSVLIVEDMASVRAALVAELRRAGLSSIYEAPDGNTAVALFKAHRPDLVLLDIKLPGHDGYWVAQQMRESEAGDWTPIIFLSGLDNELDVWRGIEVGGDDYLVKPVKPIVLMAKLRAMRRLLDMRRRLVSMSAELHAANQKLNEMVEIDALTGLVNRRGFDRLLHNEIVAARRDGTPLTLMLCDLDHFKLFNDASGHLQGDACLKEVGRLLREVCVRPRDVASRYGGEEFALILPNTPRSGAMTFARALGQLLRVRAIAHADSPLGNSLTLSGGITTCIPDGGTNAESMIMRADQALYAAKAQGRNRFFSFEMQMDTVEQRRG, from the coding sequence GTGCCATTCACTTCCAGCTCCACCCCATACCCTGCCGGTGAACCACTGCCCACGGGGGGTGGTTTCTCAGTGCTGATAGTTGAAGACATGGCTTCCGTTCGCGCCGCTCTGGTGGCAGAACTTAGGCGTGCGGGGTTATCGAGCATCTACGAAGCCCCCGATGGCAACACGGCCGTTGCCCTCTTCAAGGCCCACCGGCCTGACCTGGTGCTGCTGGACATCAAGCTGCCGGGCCACGATGGCTACTGGGTGGCCCAGCAAATGCGCGAAAGCGAAGCTGGCGACTGGACACCCATCATCTTCCTGTCGGGCCTCGACAACGAGCTCGATGTGTGGCGCGGCATTGAGGTGGGCGGTGACGACTACCTCGTCAAGCCCGTCAAACCCATCGTGCTCATGGCCAAGCTACGCGCCATGCGGCGCCTGCTGGACATGCGCCGCAGGCTGGTGTCGATGTCGGCAGAGCTGCATGCGGCCAACCAAAAGCTCAACGAGATGGTGGAGATCGATGCCCTGACCGGCCTCGTCAACCGCCGTGGTTTTGATCGCCTGCTTCACAACGAGATTGTTGCGGCACGCCGGGATGGAACGCCGCTCACGCTGATGCTGTGCGACCTCGATCACTTCAAGCTTTTCAACGATGCAAGCGGTCACCTGCAAGGCGACGCCTGCCTGAAAGAGGTGGGGCGATTACTGCGCGAAGTATGTGTGCGCCCGCGCGATGTGGCGTCGCGTTACGGAGGCGAAGAGTTTGCGCTGATTCTGCCCAACACCCCGCGCTCGGGCGCCATGACGTTTGCGCGGGCGCTGGGGCAATTGCTCAGGGTGCGCGCCATCGCCCATGCCGACTCGCCGCTGGGTAACAGCCTCACGCTGTCAGGCGGCATCACCACCTGCATACCCGATGGTGGCACCAACGCCGAAAGCATGATCATGCGGGCCGACCAGGCGCTGTATGCAGCCAAGGCGCAGGGTCGCAACCGATTCTTCAGTTTCGAGATGCAGATGGACACCGTGGAGCAACGGCGCGGGTGA